The Synechococcus sp. MW101C3 genome has a segment encoding these proteins:
- a CDS encoding cytochrome b, translating into MNQDLTTPRRPRLTSAFQRLMSVHWWMAGLYLLLFSGGAFMAQLSREVSFRGSLYDIHKSIGLLTIALLLWRIVVLQQVWWKKYTRHLPRLSPKWWRNMLLHALLYGFMVVVPLAGLLLSNSFKAGNVAFFGLVIPDLFPENKAMVELGRSLHFWLSYTFLAFIVLHTLAQWRVVQANLRRLGDTIKRRRASGVVSH; encoded by the coding sequence ATGAACCAAGACCTCACCACACCCCGAAGACCACGGCTCACCTCAGCCTTTCAGCGGCTGATGTCGGTGCATTGGTGGATGGCAGGGCTCTATCTGTTGTTGTTCAGCGGCGGTGCCTTCATGGCCCAGCTGAGTCGCGAGGTGTCTTTTCGTGGCTCTCTCTATGACATCCACAAATCGATCGGCCTGCTCACCATCGCCCTGCTGCTCTGGCGGATCGTGGTGCTGCAGCAGGTGTGGTGGAAGAAGTACACCCGGCACCTGCCTCGGTTGAGCCCGAAATGGTGGCGCAACATGCTGCTTCACGCCCTGCTGTATGGCTTCATGGTGGTGGTTCCACTGGCCGGGTTGCTGCTGTCCAATTCCTTCAAGGCAGGCAATGTCGCCTTCTTCGGCCTTGTGATTCCCGATCTGTTTCCTGAAAACAAGGCAATGGTGGAGCTGGGCCGCAGCCTGCACTTCTGGCTCTCCTACACCTTCCTGGCCTTCATCGTTCTGCACACCCTCGCCCAGTGGCGCGTCGTGCAGGCCAACCTGCGCCGGCTGGGTGACACCATCAAGCGCCGGCGGGCCTCAGGGGTTGTTTCGCACTGA
- a CDS encoding methyltransferase domain-containing protein — protein sequence MASPTHTSSADAPSTDTSCCSPAATSTPDTSTTDVSRGVQEYYGATLSSSADLRTDACCDASSVPQALRPLLARIHPEVLSRYYGCGLVVPPLLEGLRVLDLGCGSGRDVYLLAQLVGASGAVVGVDMTPEQLAVARRHQQHHAEQFGFANVEFLEGRIEQLDQLPLEPGSFDLVISNCVVNLSADKLAVLNGVRRLLKSGGEFFFADVYADRRVPEALRHDPVLYGECLSGALYWNDFLRLARQAGFADPRLVSDRPLEITDPELAARTGAIRFFSATYRLFHLPELEDACEDHGQAVIYRGTIAEHPHALPFDKHHWIEAGKVFPVCGNTFRMLEGSRLAPHFSFIGDFSRHYGLFEGCGTALPFDGPAAATSATSGACC from the coding sequence ATGGCCAGCCCCACCCACACCAGCAGCGCCGACGCCCCTTCCACCGACACCAGCTGCTGCAGCCCGGCGGCCACCAGTACCCCTGACACCAGCACCACCGACGTCAGCCGCGGCGTGCAGGAGTACTACGGCGCCACGCTCAGCAGCAGCGCCGACCTGCGCACCGACGCCTGCTGCGACGCCAGCAGCGTGCCCCAGGCCCTGCGTCCGCTGCTGGCCCGCATCCATCCCGAGGTGCTGTCGCGCTACTACGGCTGCGGCCTGGTGGTGCCGCCGCTGCTGGAGGGCCTGCGGGTGCTGGATCTGGGCTGCGGCAGTGGCCGTGATGTGTACCTGCTGGCCCAGCTGGTGGGCGCCAGCGGCGCGGTGGTGGGCGTCGACATGACGCCCGAGCAGTTGGCGGTGGCCCGGCGGCACCAGCAGCATCACGCCGAGCAGTTCGGCTTCGCCAACGTGGAGTTCCTGGAGGGCCGCATCGAGCAGCTCGATCAGCTGCCCCTGGAGCCCGGCAGCTTCGATCTGGTGATCTCCAACTGCGTGGTGAACCTCTCGGCCGACAAGCTGGCCGTGCTGAACGGGGTGCGGCGTCTGCTCAAGAGCGGCGGTGAGTTCTTCTTCGCCGACGTGTACGCCGACCGGCGCGTGCCCGAGGCGCTGCGTCACGATCCGGTGCTCTACGGCGAATGCCTCAGCGGCGCCCTCTACTGGAACGACTTCCTGCGCCTGGCCCGCCAGGCCGGCTTCGCCGATCCCCGCCTGGTGAGCGACCGGCCCCTGGAGATCACCGATCCCGAGCTGGCCGCCCGCACCGGCGCCATCCGCTTCTTCTCCGCCACCTACCGGCTGTTCCACCTCCCCGAGCTGGAGGATGCCTGCGAAGACCACGGCCAGGCGGTGATCTACCGCGGCACGATCGCCGAGCACCCCCACGCCCTGCCCTTCGACAAGCACCACTGGATCGAGGCCGGCAAGGTGTTTCCCGTCTGTGGCAACACCTTCCGCATGCTCGAAGGCAGCCGCCTGGCGCCCCACTTCAGCTTCATCGGCGATTTCAGCCGCCACTACGGCCTGTTCGAGGGCTGCGGCACGGCCCTGCCGTTCGACGGGCCTGCGGCGGCCACGTCCGCAACGAGCGGCGCCTGCTGCTGA
- a CDS encoding FAD-dependent oxidoreductase: MSASGSPPPGRPRWRQLLLIAAIALVVVLFFGLGLHRQLTLEGVQRAHGALLERRAQAPALVAGAYMLLYVLVTALLLPGAAVLTLAGGAIFGLGLGTLLVSFASSVGALLAFLVARTLLRDLVRRRFGRQLAPIEAGVARDGVFYLLSLRLAPVFPFFLVNLLMALTPMRAASFYLTSQIGMLPGTLVYVNAGTQLAQLRGLGGILSPPLLGSLLLLALFPWLAKAATRRWQIWQLYRPWRRPRHFDRNLIVIGAGAAGLVTSYIAATVKARVTLVERAEMGGDCLNTGCVPSKALISSARLAARMRRADRYGLEPVEPRLSVRQVFARVAAKVEAIAPHDSVERYEGLGVEVLRGQARLLDPWTVAIQGSEGEAQTLTARAIVLATGAEPVLPHWPGSDTVPLLTSETVWSWLGSCALERPRLAVLGGGPIACELAQALAQLGLPITQIQRSQRLLSKEDADVAAEVQRALEADGVTLLMGAQVLGFERQPGPQGVTTVRVRQGEEERAIVCDAVLCALGRRARLTGYGLEELGIPTGATVTTNAFLQTNYPNIYAAGDVAGPFQFTHTAAHQGWYAAVNALFGNLRAFKADYRVIPRTTFTEPEVATVGLTEADAAQQGIAVDVTRFPLHELDRAIVESAEQGFVKVLTQPGGDRILGATIVGEHAGELLAEFVLAMTWGLGLGRIFATIHAYPTMAEANKFAAASWKKQRVPQHLMPWLRRYHAWRRRG; this comes from the coding sequence ATGTCTGCGTCTGGTTCACCGCCCCCTGGCCGGCCCCGCTGGCGCCAGTTGCTGCTGATCGCCGCCATCGCCCTGGTGGTGGTGCTGTTCTTCGGGCTGGGCCTGCACCGCCAGCTCACCCTCGAGGGCGTGCAGCGCGCCCACGGCGCCCTGCTGGAGCGACGGGCGCAGGCGCCAGCGCTGGTGGCCGGGGCCTACATGCTCCTCTACGTGCTGGTCACGGCCCTGTTGCTGCCGGGGGCCGCGGTGCTCACCCTGGCCGGTGGGGCGATCTTCGGCCTAGGGCTCGGCACCCTGCTGGTGTCGTTCGCCTCCAGCGTTGGCGCCCTGCTGGCCTTCCTGGTGGCCCGCACCCTGCTGCGCGATCTGGTGCGGCGGCGCTTCGGCCGCCAGCTGGCGCCGATCGAGGCGGGCGTGGCGCGCGATGGGGTGTTCTACCTGCTCAGCCTGCGGCTGGCGCCGGTTTTTCCTTTCTTTCTGGTGAACCTGCTGATGGCGCTGACGCCGATGCGGGCCGCCAGCTTCTATCTCACCAGCCAGATCGGCATGCTGCCCGGCACGCTGGTGTACGTGAACGCCGGCACCCAGCTGGCCCAGCTGCGCGGCCTGGGCGGCATCCTCAGCCCGCCGCTGCTGGGCTCGCTGCTGCTGCTGGCCCTGTTCCCCTGGCTGGCGAAGGCGGCCACCCGCCGCTGGCAGATCTGGCAGCTCTACCGCCCCTGGCGGCGCCCCCGCCACTTCGACCGCAACCTGATCGTGATCGGCGCCGGCGCGGCAGGACTGGTCACCTCCTATATCGCCGCCACGGTGAAGGCGCGGGTGACCCTGGTGGAGCGCGCCGAGATGGGCGGCGACTGCCTCAACACCGGCTGCGTGCCCAGCAAGGCGCTGATCAGCTCGGCGCGGCTGGCGGCCCGCATGCGTCGCGCCGACCGCTACGGCCTTGAGCCGGTGGAGCCGCGCCTGAGCGTGCGCCAGGTGTTCGCGCGGGTGGCCGCCAAGGTGGAGGCGATTGCGCCCCACGACAGCGTCGAGCGCTACGAGGGCCTGGGGGTGGAGGTGCTGCGCGGCCAGGCTCGCCTGCTTGATCCCTGGACCGTGGCGATCCAGGGGTCCGAGGGGGAAGCGCAGACGCTCACGGCGCGCGCGATCGTGCTGGCCACCGGCGCCGAGCCGGTGCTGCCTCACTGGCCGGGGAGCGATACGGTGCCCCTTCTCACCAGCGAAACGGTGTGGAGCTGGCTCGGCAGCTGCGCCCTGGAGCGGCCGCGGCTGGCGGTGCTGGGGGGCGGTCCGATCGCCTGCGAACTGGCGCAGGCCCTCGCCCAGCTGGGCCTGCCGATCACCCAGATCCAGCGCAGCCAGCGCCTGCTCAGCAAGGAAGACGCGGACGTGGCCGCCGAGGTGCAACGGGCCCTGGAAGCTGACGGCGTGACGCTGCTGATGGGCGCCCAGGTGCTCGGCTTCGAGCGCCAGCCCGGCCCCCAGGGCGTGACCACGGTGCGGGTGCGGCAGGGGGAGGAGGAGCGGGCGATCGTCTGCGATGCCGTGCTCTGCGCCCTCGGCCGCCGCGCCCGGCTCACGGGCTACGGCCTGGAGGAGCTGGGCATCCCCACCGGCGCCACGGTCACCACCAACGCCTTCCTGCAGACCAACTACCCGAACATCTATGCCGCCGGCGACGTGGCCGGACCGTTCCAGTTCACCCACACCGCCGCCCACCAGGGCTGGTATGCGGCAGTGAACGCTCTGTTTGGCAACCTGCGCGCCTTCAAGGCCGACTACCGGGTGATTCCCCGCACCACCTTCACTGAACCGGAGGTGGCCACGGTGGGGCTCACCGAAGCCGACGCCGCGCAGCAGGGCATCGCCGTGGACGTGACCCGTTTCCCCCTGCACGAACTCGACCGCGCCATCGTGGAGAGCGCCGAGCAGGGCTTCGTGAAGGTGCTCACCCAGCCGGGTGGCGACCGCATCCTCGGCGCCACGATCGTGGGCGAGCACGCCGGCGAGCTGCTGGCCGAGTTTGTGCTGGCGATGACGTGGGGCCTGGGGCTGGGCCGGATCTTTGCCACCATTCACGCCTACCCCACCATGGCGGAGGCCAACAAGTTCGCCGCCGCCAGCTGGAAGAAGCAGCGGGTGCCCCAGCACCTGATGCCCTGGCTGCGCCGCTACCACGCCTGGCGACGTCGCGGCTGA